CACATCGATTAGCCCTAACCCCATCAAGAAAGTATTAATTCCTACTGTATTTTTTAAATTCAAATCCAATTGATGATTCAATTGATCCGTAATCGTATCTAACACATGTAGTCCTGTCAACTGTTCATTTAAAAATAATATATCACTCGCTTGGCGAGCGATATCTGAAGCTCCAGCCATCACAACCCCTACATTTGCTAAAGAAAGTGCGGCAGAATCATTAATTCCGTCTCCAATCATCAACACATGATGGCCTTGATCTTTCAATTGCTGAATAACTTGATGCTTTTGTTCAGGTTTTACTTGAGTGTAGACCTTATCAAAAGAAATGAGAGAACAAATCGTTTCCGTCCGTTTTTGTGTATCTCCGGTAAGAAGAACTATCTGCTTACCTTTTTCCTTTAATTCATGCAATAATTCAATAGCCTCTGGGCGTAGCGGTGTATCAATAAGAAAAATAGCAATTAATTTTCCATCGTAACTTAGATAGAGCAAATTAAACATTTGACTATATTCTTCTATGACTTTCTTCTGTTGTTCCGAAATAAAAGTTTGTTCTTCTTCTAGTAATTCTAGACTACCAATGACCACTCTTTTTCCGTCGATGGAAGATACAATTCCTTTTGAAGCTACGTGAGTTAATTTCCCATGCATTTCTTCATGTTCAATTCCCTCATCTTCTGCTTTCTTAACAACAGCAGTCGCAATTGGATGATAAATATGTTCTTCCAAACAAGCTGCAATTCGTAAAACTTCCGCATCATCATAACCCTCATAGGAAATAATTCGCTGAATCTTTGGAATACCAGTTGTCAATGTTCCTGTCTTATCAAAAACAAAAGTATCGACTTGCGCATATTCATCTAAAGAGTTAGATCCTTTAATGACAATCCCCTGATTAGAAGCTGCTTTAATGGCTGTTAAATATGTAGCTGGTGAAGATAATTTTAACGCACATGAATAATCTACTAATAGGAAAGTGAGTGCTTTAGAGACTGAGCGTGTGAATAGATACGTCAACGCCATCCCTATGAAATTATATTTCACTAATCCATCCGCTTTTTCCATTAATTGCTTTTGTTGTTTCGATTGATGGAATTCACTAGATTTGATAAGTTGAACAATTTGCTGCAAGCGTAAGTTTTGTTGCTTATTCGTCACTTCTACTAGTAGTTCGCCATGCTCTACAACTGTATTAGCGTAGACCATATCCCCTTGTTTTTTGGCGACTGGGAATGACTCGCCTGTTAATGAGCTTTCATTTAAGTATCCTCTTCCATTGACAACTCTTCCGTCAAAGTATATTTCTTGACCTTCTGTTGCAACGAAGATATCTCCTACTTCAACATGATTACTCATTTTCTTGAAGCGCTCGCCCTCTTTTTCAATCCATATCTCGTAAATATTATTCGTTAAATTCTTTTCAAGTTCTTCAATGGATTTCTTTTGGGACCAGTCATCTAAATCGTCTCCTAAATTCAATAAGAACATAATCATATCAGCAGTTTTATGGTCTCCCATCGCTGCAGAAGTCGCTATAGCCACAAAATCGAGTAAACTCATAGAAAGTTTTTTCTCACAAATTGATTGGAAAGCAGCCTTTCCAAACTTCACCATTTTCAGAAGTATCCATCCCACACGAAGAGGTGTTGGAAGAAGGACTTTTGAAAGCATTCTTCTATAGAGATGCGTTGAAATAATATCATATGGCGAAGAAGGGACTAGCCACTCGACTTCGTTTTGTTTTTCAATTACTTTCTCCATTTGAATCAAAGATAAAAAACTTTGAACCTGTTGATCTTTCCCTTGAGAAAAATACACTCCTACATGCTTTAAATCTTTATAAAAGTGCAACTTTTCAATACCAGGAACTGTGCAAGCTAATTCCTCTAAATACATTTGTACCGAATACGGACAGGTAAAAGGGAGCTCTAGTCGCACTCTAGAGTTCGATTGATGCTTAATAATAAACTTCATTATTTTTCACTAGTTTCTACTACTAATTGTGCATTTTTTTCTTCAGCATATAAGTCTTTTGCTTCTTCTAAGACATCATCTGCATGTTGTTTTACAGTAGAAACGGTTGCGTCAATACCATCTTTTAATTTATAAGAAGTAGCGACTGCTTTAGCATATACATGTTTTGCTTCTTTGCTCGCTAATAGTTTTAATCCTAACGATCCAAATAAAACTCCTCCCGCAAATACACCTGATTTTTTAGCAAATTTTCCTAAACTTACAAGTTCTTTAATCATTATGATTACCTCCATTTTTTCTAATTAGAATTATTCAATTCTAACTATAGTATACGGATTTAATCCCCTTCTTTCAATAATTAAAAGTTTAAGATTCTATTAGTCTCTTTGACTTTCTAAATAAAAGCTACCTTGTAAAAAAACAAGGTAGCTTATTCTAACCAAAAGAATGCTTGAGGTAACTTTTCCTCTGCATTTCCTATAAAGCACTTCCCATGCGCAAAAAGAACATTCAATGGCTTCCAACCTTTGATTCTTTGATAACACTTTCTAGCTATTTCTTTGTGAAACAAAAAGGTCATTCTTAAATCTCTTGGTGTATGGCCATTGGGGTAAGTATTATCTCCTATTTTGAATAATAAACGGTGCCAACAAGAGCACTCTTCCGAAAGTTCAATATTCTCAATCAAATCTGTTAAAATTAATGTACGACTCTTTTGGTGGAAGAATACAGACTCCTCGATGAGTGTACTTCCTTCAAACGGGAGATAATCTATTTCTGATTGCCAACTAATAGCAACGGTTTTATCTAGTACGGTGTAGGTCTGGATACCCTTTGATTCTTCCAAAATTTTCTCCAGCCCTTTTGTTGCCCACACTTTTGCAGTCGGATACGTTTGGCTCCACTCTTCCATATAGACATAATGCAATTTATTGGGAGCTACTATGTGTGCCACATTTCCCAGAGCTTCGATTTGACTTTTCAACTCTTGTGTTAAATGAATCGGAGAATGGATCCACAAGTCGCGATTGCTTAATCGTACCACTGTCATCCGCGTGCTAAAGGGCACTTGAGTCAGTTTGAAGTGCATTTCGACAATGTTTCCATCGACAATCCAAATATCTTCACCAATTGCTTTTAATGTATATAGTGGTTCATATACTTTCACAGAACATGTCATATCAGATTCTCCTCTGGTGATTAGTAGACCTCATAATGAATAATCAGCGGCGAATTTTTCTTCAAAAGTTTTTGAAGACGTTTATGATATTGGGCCGGGAAGACCATATTTTTAGCACGCAATGTTTTTTCATGCAGCACTTTTGCGGTGTGGTCGGCAAAACTCAAACAATTTCTAGTCCAGCCATTATAGGTCATGAATTTAGAACGATTGAATTTATAAAAAACGGTATCCATCTGTTGTGCCATGAAGTACACATACATTTCTTCAAAACGATCGAAAGTTGGATTATAGTAAATGGCTTCACTCGTCGGCTCCCATGTCTTTGTCGGCGCTAATATTTTTTCTAAGTATGCATGAATGGCATCCATTTGCTCAGAAGTGACCGCAATTGAATAAATATGTAATGCTTTTTGATAATGGTTCTTACAAAATAGCATATACTCTTCACGCGGTGCTTTGATGAGCACTCCTTCTGCTATCCAGCCGCCTAATTTCAAATCTCTCTCATCATAGTTCCCGTACGAATAGACATAGCCATCAATACATAAATCGACATGTCCAAGAGGTCCATTTCCGCGCTCTGCCACATGCACAAAAATTTCAAAGCGACTCTTGGCTAGCGGTGGGTATGGAATTGGATAGGGAACGTATTCCATCGGCATATTTACTTTTGGAAATGTCCGCACCACTTGATGCAACACTTTCTCCATTAATTTCTTTTCAGCCATTACAAACTCCTCAAAAATTCAGATAGGTTCATTTTAGCATAAAAGCCTCTTCTAAACAGTCTTTTTTTAGAAAATCTAATACTTTCTCTAACTTATCTCTTCATTTTTTTCATAAAAAAACCTCTCACCATAGATGAGAGGAAAAAAGGATAGAGTTTTATTTACTATTAGTAAATAAATCTTATTTGGGAATAGAAAAACTATACTCAAATTTTATGAATAAATTATGACAATTTTTGCTATAAATAGAGAAATTTAATCGCCAAAAGCTGCGTGCATGCCCGCCACATAACCTGTCACAAAAGCAGCGGTGATATTATATCCACCTGTATAACCATGAATATCTAGCAGTTCCCCACAGAAATACAAACCTTGTGTTAATTTCGATTGCAAACTTTTCGGATTCACCTCTTTTAGATGCACTCCTCCGCCAGTTACAAAGCCTTTCTCAATCGGGAGAGATCCATTCACCGTAAAACGGAAATTCGTCAGCCCTTCTTTGACAGCAATCCAGTTAGCCTCTGTCAAGCGACTTACCGCCATTTGGTCATCAATCCCGACTTTTTCTAGTAAAAATTCTACATATCGTTCAGGAAGTAGCCCCTTCAGGTGGTTTTTAATCGATTTTAGAGGCGCTTCCTCCACAAAACCTTTCAACTTCGCATCTAGTTCTGAAGCACTGAAGTCTGGTAATGCATTTAAACTCATTACGACTTCTTTCTTATTTTCCTTTTCTTGTACCTGATGCACAAAGCTTGAACAACGTAACACTGCTGGTCCGCTGATACCAAAGTGGGTGAAAATCATATCCATCTGATGCGTAACAACCGCTTTCCCTTTCCCATTGAGGACACTGAGTGCAACATTTCGTAAGGATAGCGCACGAAGCTCTCCTTTTTGAATAAATTCTTCGCTACTTGTCAAGGGAACTTCTGTCGCAAAAAGAGGCGTAATCGTATGGCCTGCAACACGGGCAATTCCATATCCATCTCCAGTCGAACCTGTCTTCGGATACGATTTCCCACCGGTCGCCAAAATCACCGCATCGGCCTGCAGTTGTTCCCCATTATCAAGTTCTACCACTCGTACGGCTCCCTCGTTTACACGAATGGTCTTCACTTTCACATTCGTACGCACTTGCACGCCTAGCTTCTTGATTTCCTGAATAAAGGTCTCCAAAATCGTCTTGGCAGAATCTGTCACAGGAAACATGCGCCCATGATCTTCTTCCTTCAAACGAACTCCACGCGATTCGAAAAATTGAATAATATCTTGATTGTCAAATTGAGAAAAGGCACTATATAAAAAGCGTCCATTCCCCGGAATATGTTTCACGATTTCCTCAGGAGAACGTCGATTGGTAACATTACAACGTGTCCCTCCTGTGTGCAATAATTTTTTCCCTAAAGTTGGGTTTTTCTCCAATAAGACCACTTCAGCGCCATGCATCGCTGCACTGACTGAAGCCATTAATCCACTCGTTCCACCACCGATTACAATAACTTTCATACTTGCCTCCAATTCTAGTTGTCCCAACTATTATAAAGCATGCAAAATAAAAAAGCCTAGAGAAACTCTCTAGACCTTTTCCACTTACTCTTTCCATTCTTTCAGTGAAGCTAAATAGAACGCCCCACAGACGATTAATAGACTTCCTCCTGCAAAATACGGAAGAATCTCTAAAGTTCCGAAACTCATCCAGTAAAGAATTGTAAGGATGATTTGGAAAACGGGAATGGCTGGCAAAATTCGTTGCAGCGTCGGCATAAAAATCAGAATACCTGCGACTAAATAGAAAATCCGCACTCCGTTTTTGATTCTCGAATCTCCTTTAAAGGTTTGAAACCCTTTGATTCCAAAATAAATAACGATTAAATTCAGCATCAACAAAATCCAAAAGAACTGTGAGGAAACATCTACTGTGTTCACAAAAGATAGTTTTAATGCGACAATGGGCGCTAACCAGAACAACACTCCAGAACCAACCCCAACAATCCCACAAAAACGAGCTAAATTTTTACGATCCATACAACTCCTCCTTCTTATCTATCAAACATCGCTTATGCTTTTACAGCCGTCACTTGGATTTCCACTAGGGCATTTTTAGGTAGGGCCGCTGCTTGAAATGCCATCCGTGCTGGATAAGGAGAAGAAAAATACTCTCCATACACTCCATTCATTTGTGCAAAGTCGTTGATATCCGCTAGTAGCACCGTTGTCGATACGACCGCATCCATTCCTACCCCTGCTTCTTTTAAAATCGCACGGATATTTTTCAATGATTGATGCGTTTGGCTCACAATATCACTTCCTGCGAATTCCCCTGTTTCAGGAACGATTGGCAACTGTCCAGAGACGACAATCGTTTCTCCTTTATAGGCTACTCCTTGTGAGTAAGGCCCGATTGCTTTTGGAGCCTGTTCTGTTTGAATTACTTTCTTTGTCATGGAAATCCTCCTAGTCTAATGGTGGCACAGTGTCCACGAATACATATGTTTTCATACGGTCAAACGCTTCTACAAGACGCGCATACGGCAATGCGAGGTTGATACGGATACAGCCTTCGCCGAAGAACATCTTGCCATCTTGCCAAGCCACGCCGACATCCCAGCCACGTTTTTCGAGCTGCTCCAGCGTCAGATTGTGTTTTTTTAAGAACGGTGAACAGTCGATAAAAAGCATATACGTGCCTTCAGGTTTTGTGACTTCTACGCCGTCCAATTCACGGTGAATAAAGTCGCACGCGTAGTCCGCATTCTTCTCGATCACTTCACGCAACTCTTCCAGCCACTCATATCCTTCTTCTTGATACGCCCCGATTAAAGCATGCATTGACATCACATTCATCGCGTTATAATGCGGCTTCATCCCTTTTGACTCGACACGGTCTCTTAAAGCATCATTGTAAATCACATGATAACTTCCCACGAGTCCTGCCAGGTTAAACGTCTTACTTGGCGCATACATGGCCACGGTGCGATTCTTCGCATCTTCTGAAATCGATTGTGTTGGAATATGTTTGTGGCCTTTAAAAATAATATCGGACCAAATTTCATCCGACACGACAATCACATCGTACTTGCGGTAAATCTCCATCGCGCGTTCAATTTCTTCTTTCTCCCATACACGACCACTTGGGTTATGCGGAGAACAGAAAATCGCCACATGAATCTTATGTGCTTTGATTTTTTGTTCCATATCCTCAAAGTCCATACGGTAAACGCCCTTTTCGTCTTTCACAAGCGGGCTATGCACAGCCTTCAAGCCATTATCATTTAACGACTGCGTAAAGCCGACATAGGTTGGACTATGCACTAACACAGCATCCCCAGGCGCAGCGTACGATGTTAAAGTCGATACGACTCCTCCAAGCACGCCATTTTCATGACCAATATGTTTACGCGTTAATCCTGTCACTTGATGGTGGCGCGCATGCCACTGAATAATGCTTTCGTAGTACACTTTAGAAGGTATAAAGTACCCGAAAATCGGATGTTCCAATCGTTTTTGCATCGCCGAAATCACCGTTGGCACGGTTGGGAAACTCATGTCCGCAATCCACATCGGAATCACATCGAAACCTTTCTTCGGTCTATCTGGCGACTTTCCTGGAATCAACCCTAGCCCATCCACCGCCAGAGCGTCCATTCCATGTCGATCAAATTCTGTCGTAAAATCATATTTCATCCGCATAACCTCCTAGAATCTCACTTTCATTATACACCGTCCCCCGCATCCACTCAACGCCCGCCGAAGACTCAGTCCGGTGCAAGTTTTTTCATAAAAAGCGTAATTCTTGGTGAAGAAAAACATCCTAGGTTAACGTTGCAAAAAAATCCTTGGACTCTATAGTCATAGAAATAACGGTCGCATGCGAAAAGAATTAGAGCTCCATAGCGAGAATCTCTTTGGAGCTCTTTGACTTTCGCAAGGCCTGAGACCAAGGCTCAGTCCGGTGCAGTTGTTTCTATAACTATGAAGATGTCCAAGGATTTTAAAGCAACGCTTTAACCCTTTAACCTATTTCTTCATCGCTGAAATCACGCGATAGCCTTTTTGCGCGATAAAGTCCGCCACTTCATCCGGATTCGTTGAATCCACATGAAGCACCACTTGCACTTTCCCATCACGGTGATATACCGAAATCGTCGAAACGTTCACGTTGTTTTCACGCAACACATCCGAAATTTCTTCCAGAGGACCTGGTTTATCTTCATTGATTTCAATGAATAAACGAGAACCCGGTGTGTTGTATCCAGAAATTTCGATAAACGCATCAAAAATATCTTTATCAGTAATAATTCCTTCCACGTGGCCACGTGCATCTACTACTGGCAGTACGCCGACCTTTTGTTGACGCATAAGGGACGCAGCTTCTTCTAATAATGTATGAGCCTTCACGGTTAAGACTTGCTTTTGCATAATTTCGCTTGCTGTAGTCTTATTCAATAAATAGTTCAGCTCATGCATCGATAGGCTTGTTGCCATTGAAGGTGAATGCCCCGCAACAAGTTCTTCTGTGAGTAAGCCAACTAACTTGCCATCTTCTACAACTGGCAAGCGGTGAATGTCGTGTTCCTTCATTAAGTCTAGAGCTTTCATAACCGTCGTTTCAGGCGTTACTGTAATGACGTTGGTTGACATATAATCTTTAACTTCCATGATTACCCTCCTAGATATGCTTTCTGAATTTCATCACTTTCTAACAACTCTTGTCCTGTACCGCTTAATACCACTGATCCAGTTTCGAGTACATACGCACGATTTGAAATCGATAAGGCCATTTTCGCATTTTGCTCGATGAGTAAAACCGTTGTCCCTGTCTTTTGGATTTCTTGAATGATTTTGAAAATCTCACGGATAAA
This Granulicatella adiacens ATCC 49175 DNA region includes the following protein-coding sequences:
- a CDS encoding DUF6110 family protein; the protein is MIKELVSLGKFAKKSGVFAGGVLFGSLGLKLLASKEAKHVYAKAVATSYKLKDGIDATVSTVKQHADDVLEEAKDLYAEEKNAQLVVETSEK
- a CDS encoding NAD(P)/FAD-dependent oxidoreductase, which translates into the protein MKVIVIGGGTSGLMASVSAAMHGAEVVLLEKNPTLGKKLLHTGGTRCNVTNRRSPEEIVKHIPGNGRFLYSAFSQFDNQDIIQFFESRGVRLKEEDHGRMFPVTDSAKTILETFIQEIKKLGVQVRTNVKVKTIRVNEGAVRVVELDNGEQLQADAVILATGGKSYPKTGSTGDGYGIARVAGHTITPLFATEVPLTSSEEFIQKGELRALSLRNVALSVLNGKGKAVVTHQMDMIFTHFGISGPAVLRCSSFVHQVQEKENKKEVVMSLNALPDFSASELDAKLKGFVEEAPLKSIKNHLKGLLPERYVEFLLEKVGIDDQMAVSRLTEANWIAVKEGLTNFRFTVNGSLPIEKGFVTGGGVHLKEVNPKSLQSKLTQGLYFCGELLDIHGYTGGYNITAAFVTGYVAGMHAAFGD
- a CDS encoding CBS and ACT domain-containing protein, producing the protein MEVKDYMSTNVITVTPETTVMKALDLMKEHDIHRLPVVEDGKLVGLLTEELVAGHSPSMATSLSMHELNYLLNKTTASEIMQKQVLTVKAHTLLEEAASLMRQQKVGVLPVVDARGHVEGIITDKDIFDAFIEISGYNTPGSRLFIEINEDKPGPLEEISDVLRENNVNVSTISVYHRDGKVQVVLHVDSTNPDEVADFIAQKGYRVISAMKK
- a CDS encoding MalY/PatB family protein: MRMKYDFTTEFDRHGMDALAVDGLGLIPGKSPDRPKKGFDVIPMWIADMSFPTVPTVISAMQKRLEHPIFGYFIPSKVYYESIIQWHARHHQVTGLTRKHIGHENGVLGGVVSTLTSYAAPGDAVLVHSPTYVGFTQSLNDNGLKAVHSPLVKDEKGVYRMDFEDMEQKIKAHKIHVAIFCSPHNPSGRVWEKEEIERAMEIYRKYDVIVVSDEIWSDIIFKGHKHIPTQSISEDAKNRTVAMYAPSKTFNLAGLVGSYHVIYNDALRDRVESKGMKPHYNAMNVMSMHALIGAYQEEGYEWLEELREVIEKNADYACDFIHRELDGVEVTKPEGTYMLFIDCSPFLKKHNLTLEQLEKRGWDVGVAWQDGKMFFGEGCIRINLALPYARLVEAFDRMKTYVFVDTVPPLD
- a CDS encoding RidA family protein, with protein sequence MTKKVIQTEQAPKAIGPYSQGVAYKGETIVVSGQLPIVPETGEFAGSDIVSQTHQSLKNIRAILKEAGVGMDAVVSTTVLLADINDFAQMNGVYGEYFSSPYPARMAFQAAALPKNALVEIQVTAVKA
- a CDS encoding heavy metal translocating P-type ATPase; translation: MYLEELACTVPGIEKLHFYKDLKHVGVYFSQGKDQQVQSFLSLIQMEKVIEKQNEVEWLVPSSPYDIISTHLYRRMLSKVLLPTPLRVGWILLKMVKFGKAAFQSICEKKLSMSLLDFVAIATSAAMGDHKTADMIMFLLNLGDDLDDWSQKKSIEELEKNLTNNIYEIWIEKEGERFKKMSNHVEVGDIFVATEGQEIYFDGRVVNGRGYLNESSLTGESFPVAKKQGDMVYANTVVEHGELLVEVTNKQQNLRLQQIVQLIKSSEFHQSKQQKQLMEKADGLVKYNFIGMALTYLFTRSVSKALTFLLVDYSCALKLSSPATYLTAIKAASNQGIVIKGSNSLDEYAQVDTFVFDKTGTLTTGIPKIQRIISYEGYDDAEVLRIAACLEEHIYHPIATAVVKKAEDEGIEHEEMHGKLTHVASKGIVSSIDGKRVVIGSLELLEEEQTFISEQQKKVIEEYSQMFNLLYLSYDGKLIAIFLIDTPLRPEAIELLHELKEKGKQIVLLTGDTQKRTETICSLISFDKVYTQVKPEQKHQVIQQLKDQGHHVLMIGDGINDSAALSLANVGVVMAGASDIARQASDILFLNEQLTGLHVLDTITDQLNHQLDLNLKNTVGINTFLMGLGLIDVLSPSVLAVLHNVTTTFIIGKSLTYI
- a CDS encoding DUF4336 domain-containing protein translates to MTCSVKVYEPLYTLKAIGEDIWIVDGNIVEMHFKLTQVPFSTRMTVVRLSNRDLWIHSPIHLTQELKSQIEALGNVAHIVAPNKLHYVYMEEWSQTYPTAKVWATKGLEKILEESKGIQTYTVLDKTVAISWQSEIDYLPFEGSTLIEESVFFHQKSRTLILTDLIENIELSEECSCWHRLLFKIGDNTYPNGHTPRDLRMTFLFHKEIARKCYQRIKGWKPLNVLFAHGKCFIGNAEEKLPQAFFWLE